A window of Panulirus ornatus isolate Po-2019 chromosome 27, ASM3632096v1, whole genome shotgun sequence contains these coding sequences:
- the LOC139757630 gene encoding uncharacterized protein gives MSARTGSDVKSQEQAVRWMQSENLRGSSSFLKKDSTSYDTRRKNVHFQVLLQEKSEEFVLMDDWLCIDSSSSEDDEPSNQGEITLASEKGTTHTSVPYGGQVQTLPVLNFALNKTTDVEEENIVSEFNLCEKMRDPLSSCLHNEKLILMSPKNTSHLSTELKSSNCAPILSFKEAADNIPSVDVMRVTNKASTSSAASGKGRAESCLILDASEGLRGNSDNECISSDSDNECISSDEIEVVDVIESMPNSSLSCSNPNTHKVSGRETTFFEPYNVMSDVSGSFAPKNSSKTESFCILPRQTSLSNPTCVALPELKFDRSKVTSVHETPLRTECASIKKNSVGLELSDTSKTKISRAAVKAETLCNMVPNYGDHFENGDLIIISDDEDDIVTEPQNLEETSDSSFLCVKNLSVNASQLSRELPVSKLSNGDTEKILEHQAVLTHFRCIYDVTASKAKDIGSDVKKRDILSANADSQCLSGNKNATLEGDMPSKLSNFVEDQQPPILYEVSNHQPSNQNRLNRCQLLPMSHKYDHQQPFTLNKVDDPQQPKLLMFRDHQKPSAVDRHDNFQKLSSLYKVDDHQQLINLNKNDVNKQSSVVQGLGDHGQPSNINRVDDYQQHSNLLQQSPLSQLQCSSDAKRKMKASKFEEQTGSTKSAVHNAPGGNLPELSSLISEHQETQVEDPTAQKIAVRATKQQTSSLKNKVKQVPYGNYTIQNFGAESETREIQITRTKECLTSPMKLTQNQTPSGKLEIQRNSVLNMTEKHTPVLKQTALVKQTSSGNVLPPKVPETCSSLVKSSDNTSFTVPFRSTAAVEAVLNHSPVCETSDNCLPSVMAQRVKGKMGHCTRLSPDRSSITTTDKVSTTNKMLSNTAKNELSSKAKKNSVLPIHASATVIPLWMPANVRSPGNAQEHPSFSSPVEAQVHSSSLSPVSAQVHSSSLSLVKAQVHSSSAPVKAQVHSSSSLVKALVHLSPVKAQDHSSFSSLTATKVPVQIQSTSDLLKVIPTTKTRVQENLKTDGTDIWNIPKGDCKGRKVDFVNNDDGFSPLSSTREKTVNSAKCVILSSTGDRTNMNKNNISSQQQTMEMEPSELVTSKMMEATLESHLFKTKKKKRHKGTELNISSSLDPTPIKTKKNKRHKGTELNISSSLDPTPIKTKKKKRHKGTELTISSSLDTTPIKSKKKKRHKGTELNISSSLDPKPKIYQAAVVYENFHSCQGSRKGYLKTRECTPKFKETKITLESNVNGSIVPSPDSTTLISEQKRITEAARVISHNRTIDTHKHSENSFVIKGLETISKLSSLGPLDSAVEHLLVQSRRVVAEGKDPLELFLVMDNFMVLDLISQKVSSQIEGKLLAPDIIGSSKEALKMMDWLLEAASQLKSKEKFIGLDIDAIARATIDNNAHQIIAFIKKLLKYQGKEEAKVEDLHNIFMAVTSMHCKLTTEPDLAKSKIPDDSSLIKRWDY, from the exons ATGTCTGCCAGAACTGGTTCAGATGTTAAATCCCAGGAACAAGCAGTGAGGTGGATGCAAAGTGAAAATCTTAGGGGGTCTTCAAGTTTCTTAAAAAAAGACAGTACA AGCTATGATACCAGGAGAAAAAATGTTCATTTTCAAGTTCTacttcaggaaaaaagtgaagagttTGTCCTTATGGATGATTGGTTGTGTATTGATTCCAGCTCAAGTGAGGATGATGAACCATCTAATCAAGGAGAAATAACGCTGGCATCAGAAAAGGGGACAACTCATACCAGTGTACCCTACGGTGGCCAAGTACAAACATTGCCAGTTTTGAATTTTGCATTGAATAAAACTACAGATGTAGAGGAAGAAAACATTGTATCCGAGTTCAATTTATGTGAAAAAATGAGGGATCCCTTATCATCTTGTCTTCATAATGAAAAACTAATATTAATGAGTCCAAAGAATACATCCCATTTATCCACAGAACTTAAATCCTCAAACTGCGCACCAATTCTTTCCTTTAAAGAAGCAGCTGACAATATTCCTAGTGTAGATGTCATGCGAGTGACTAATAAAGCAAGTACTTCCAGTGCTGCATCAGGAAAAGGGAGGGCAGAGTCATGTTTGATTTTGGATGCTTCAGAAGGCTTGAGGGGTAATTCTGATAATGAGTGTATATCTTCTGATTCTGATAATGAGTGTATATCTTCTGATGAAATTGAAGTTGTAGACGTGATAGAATCTATGCCAAACAGCAGTTTATCTTGTAGTAATCCCAACACTCATAAAGTTTCAGGAAGGGAAACCACATTTTTTGAACCCTATAATGTAATGTCAGATGTGTCAGGTTCCTTTGCACCAAAGAATTCGAGTAAAACAGAATCTTTCTGTATTTTACCAAGACAGACTTCACTTAGTAACCCTACTTGTGTTGCATTACCAGAGTTGAAATTTGATAGGTCTAAGGTAACATCTGTACATGAAACCCCATTAAGAACTGAGTGCGCCTCTATCAAAAAAAATTCTGTTGGTTTAGAATTGTCTGATAcatcaaaaacaaaaatttcaaGAGCTGCAGTAAAGGCTGAAACTTTGTGTAATATGGTTCCTAATTACGGTGACCACTTTGAGAATGGTGATTTAATCATTATttctgatgatgaagatgatatcgTTACAGAACCTCAGAATTTGGAGGAGACATCAGACAGTTCTTTTTTATGTGTGAAAAATTTGTCTGTCAATGCATCTCAACTTTCTAGAGAACTGCCAGTGAGTAAGTTGTCAAATGGTGATACAGAAAAAATTTTGGAACATCAGGCTGTTTTAACTCATTTCAGATGTATCTATGATGTAACAGCGAGTAAAGCTAAAGATATAGGAAGTGATGTAAAGAAAAGAGATATCTTGAGTGCAAATGCAGATTCTCAGTGTTTATCAGGAAACAAAAATGCAACGTTAGAGGGTGACATGCCATCTAAGTTGAGTAATTTTGTTGAAGACCAACAACCTCCAATTTTGTATGAGGTTAGTAACCATCAGCCATCTAACCAAAACAGACTCAATAGATGTCAGCTGTTACCCATGTCACACAAATATGATCATCAGCAACCATTTACTTTAAACAAGGTTGATGACCCCCAACAACCCAAATTACTCATGTTTAGAGATCATCAAAAACCATCCGCTGTAGACAGGCATGATAACTTTCAGAAGTTATCCAGTTTATACAAGGTTGATGACCATCAACAGCTCATAAATTTAAATAAAAATGATGTCAACAAGCAATCATCAGTTGTACAGGGGTTAGGTGACCACGGTCAACCATCCAACATAAACCGGGTAGATGACTACCAGCAGCATTCTAACCTTCTACAGCAATCACCTTTAAGCCAACTTCAATGTTCAAGTGATGCAAAACGAAAAATGAAAGCCTCAAAGTTTGAAGAACAAACAGGTTCCACCAAATCAGCAGTTCATAACGCACCAGGTGGGAATTTACCAGAACTCTCGTCACTGATAAGTGAACATCAAGAAACACAAGTTGAAGACCCCACAGCACAAAAGATAGCTGTCAGAGCTACAAAACAACAAACATCATCTTTGAAAAATAAAGTGAAGCAAGTACCTTATGGGAATTATACAATTCAAAATTTTGGCGCCGAGAGTGAAACCAGGGAAATTCAAATTACAAGAACTAAAGAATGCCTTACTTCACCCATGAAATTAACTCAGAACCAAACACCATCTGGAAAActtgaaatacaaaggaattcagttTTGAATATGACAGAAAAACATACACCTGTTCTCAAACAAACTGCCCTTGTGAAACAGACATCATCAGGTAATGTACTACCACCTAAGGTTCCAGAAACTTGTTCATCTCTAGTTAAATCTTCAGATAATACATCATTTACAGTACCATTCAGGAGTACAGCAGCAGTGGAAGCTGTACTTAATCACTCACCTGTATGTGAGACTTCAGACAACTGTTTACCTTCAGTTATGGCTcagagggttaaggggaagatgGGCCATTGCACTAGGTTAAGCCCTGATAGATCTTCAATAACAACCACAGATAAGGTTTCAACTACCAATAAAATGCTCAGTAACACAGCCAAGAATGAGTTGTCAAGTAAGGCTAAAAAGAACAGTGTATTACCAATTCATGCTTCAGCTACAGTAATTCCACTGTGGATGCCAGCTAATGTTAGATCACCAGGTAATGCCCAGGAGCATCCATCTTTCTCATCTCCAGTTGAGGCTCAAGTGCACTCATCTTCCTTATCACCAGTCAGTGCTCAGGTGCATTCATCATCCTTATCACTAGTTAAAGCTCAAGTGCACTCATCTTCAGCACCGGTTAAGGCTCAGGTTCACTCATCCTCATCACTAGTTAAGGCTCTGGTGCACTTATCACCAGTTAAGGCACAGGATCATTCATCTTTCTCATCACTGACAGCTACAAAAGTACCAGTGCAGATACAGTCAACATCAGATCTCTTAAAAGTGATTCCAACCACCAAGACTCGGGTACAAGAAAATTTAAAAACAGATGGAACAGATATCTGGAATATACCCAAGGGTGATTGTAAGGGACGAAAGGTAGATTTtgtaaataatgatgatggtttttcTCCATTATCATCCACTAGAGAGAAAACAGTAAACTCAGCTAAATGTGTCATTTTGTCATCAACTGGAGACAGAACAAACATGAATAAAAATAACATTTCTTCACAACAGCAAACAATGGAAATGGAACCTTCAGAGCTAGTTACATCTAAAATGATGGAAGCTACTTTAGAAAGCCATCTTTTTaagactaagaaaaaaaagagacataaaGGGACTGAATTGAATATTTCATCTAGCTTAGACCCTACACCCATTAAGActaagaaaaacaagagacatAAAGGGACTGAATTGAATATTTCATCTAGCTTGGACCCTACACCCATTaagactaagaaaaaaaagagacataaaGGGACTGAATTGACTATTTCATCTAGCTTGGACACTACACCCAttaaatctaagaaaaaaaagagacataaaGGGACTGAATTGAATATTTCATCTAGCTTGGACCCTAAACCTAAAATTTATCAAGCAGCAGTAGTATATGAGAATTTTCACTCTTGCCAGGGCTCCAGGAAAGGATATTTGAAAACAAGAGAATGTACTCCAAAATTTAAAGAAACGAAAATTACCCTTGAGAGTAATGTAAATGGATCTATTGTCCCTTCCCCAGATTCTACAACATTAATTTCTGAACAAAAAAGGATCACAGAAGCTGCAAGAGTCATTAGCCATAACAGAACAATTGATACTCATAAACATAGTGAAAATTCATTTGTCATCAAAGGTCTTGAAACAATCAGTAAACTTAGTTCCTTAGGTCCTTTAGATTCTGCTGTAGAACATTTATTAGTTCAGTCAAGACGTGTGGTAGCAGAAGGTAAAGATCCCCTAGAACTTTTCCTGGTCATGGACAACTTTATGGTTCTGGATCTCATCAGTCAAAAGGTCTCTTCACAAATTGAAGGAAAACTACTTGCACCAGACATTATTGGCAGTAGTAAGGAAGCATTGAAAATGATGGACTGGCTATTAGAAGCAGCAAGTCAattaaaatcaaaagaaaaattcATAGGGTTAGATATTGATGCTATTGCAAGAGCTACTATTGATAATAATGCACATCAAATTATAGCATTTattaaaaaacttttaaaatacCAAGGCAAGGAGGAAGCTAAAGTGGAAGATTTACACAATATCTTCATGGCCGTCACTTCTATGCACTGTAAATTGACAACTGAGCCTGATCTTGCTAAATCTAAAATACCTGATGACAGTTCTTTAATTAAAAGATGGGATTATTAG
- the LOC139757638 gene encoding LOW QUALITY PROTEIN: carbohydrate sulfotransferase 5-like (The sequence of the model RefSeq protein was modified relative to this genomic sequence to represent the inferred CDS: inserted 2 bases in 1 codon) — MRSLWKMRMRVLAALSVWGASACLLCCCGLRGPAPEPQHETLGHPLTQGGHDLTQGGHDLTRHDHDLRASLHNLTTLARRHRPRRSRQHPHQGQTHSGPGRAHHSSRTTCVDDGNMDDLHNETTNDENNLALYDENKVISEDGQKFHDDKNKQELNKNSQISHRNSQEGRKNGHVSHGHVHIYSRHGQTLGKYAQKGLETDCNETHLVREGRTHVQSDTGEVQYVHEDRVYVHNETQGTQFAQDGVDPIQDGEEVSERSPRVILLLSTWRSGSSFLGELLATADPDTFYSYEPLHQWKITVLHHDTPATRTALAFLKDVFRCRFDPHPHQVSYLVRQPWYLRWNTKLATRCYQNQGNTTLSCFNATVVSQVCRNSSLHVAKVLRLGLRWVLPLLEDNDLDLQVVYLVRDPRAVLRSRVRLPWCKASSACRDPRLVCSHLHQDLLLLPHFLRHYPHKFRMVLYEALLENFEASVRQLFTALRLPLPPRHLLYLRTTGXGQPSALRSGEEPSHARGTYGTTRILKYQARVWRFRTSFRDMVADQRHCLPVLRLLGLRAFTSAMQFNNHRIPVLLARPPTLA, encoded by the exons ATGAGGTCGCTGTGGAAGATGCGGATGCGGGTGTTGGCGGCGCTGAGTGTGTGGGGGGCGTCAGCGTGTCTGCTGTGCTGCTGTGGTCTGCGAGGTCCGGCGCCGGAGCCACAGCACGAGACACTGGGTCACCCCCTTACCCAGGGAGGTCACGACCTTACCCAGGGAGGTCACGACCTTACCCGGCATGACCACGACCTTAGAGCGTCACTGCACAACCTGACCACCCTCGCTCGGCGCCACCGTCCACGCCGGAGCCGCCAGCATCCACACCAGGGGCAGACGCATAGCGGGCCGGGCCGGGCGCACCACAGCTCTAGAACGACTTGCGTCGACGACGGAAATATGGACGACTTACACAACGAAACGACGAACGATGAAAACAACCTGGCATTGTACGACGAAAACAAAGTCATATCTGAAGATGGCCAGAAGTTTCACGACGATAAGAACAAACAAGAACTTAACAAAAACAGCCAAATCTCTCACCGTAACAGCCAGGAAGGTCGCAAGAATGGCCATGTAAGTCACGGACACGTCCATATATACTCACGCCACGGACAGACGCTCGGGAAATATGCTCAAAAAGGTCTAGAAACTGACTGCAACGAGACGCACTTAGTTCGAGAGGGTCGTACTCATGTCCAGAGTGACACAGGTGAGGTCCAATATGTCCACGAGGATCGAGTTTATGTCCACAATGAGACGCAAGGGACCCAGTTTGCCCAAGATGGCGTAGATCCTATCCAGGATGGTGAAGAGGTCAGCGAGAGGTCACCACGGGTCATCCTGCTCCTGTCGACGTGGCGGAGCGGGTCATCCTTCCTGGGGGAGCTGCTGGCTACAGCCGACCCCGACACCTTCTACAG CTACGAGCCCCTACACCAATGGAAGATTACAGTGCTACACCACGATACTCCGGCCACCCGCACTGCCCTAGCCTTCCTGAAGGACGTATTCCGCTGTCGCTTTGACCCTCATCCACACCAGGTGTCCTACCTGGTCCGCCAGCCCTGGTACCTCCGCTGGAACACCAAGCTGGCTACCAGGTGCTACCAGAACCAAGGGAACACAACCTTATCCTGTTTCAACGCCACGGTCGTCAGCCAAGTCTGCCGGAACTCAAGCCTTCATGTTGCCAAG GTGTTGAGGCTGGGTCTGCGCTGGGTCTTGCCACTGCTGGAGGACAACGACCTGGACCTGCAGGTGGTGTACCTGGTGCGCGACCCTCGTGCTGTCCTCAG ATCCAGGGTTCGACTCCCGTGGTGTAAAGCATCGTCTGCCTGCCGCGACCCTCGTCTTGTGTGCTCACATCTCCACCAAGAcctgctcctcctgcctcacttCCTCCGCCACTACCCACATAA ATTCAGGATGGTATTGTATGAGGCGCTGCTGGAGAACTTCGAGGCCTCCGTTCGGCAGCTGTTCACCGCCCTGCGGCTGCCGCTCCCGCCGCGGCACCTGCTGTACCTGAGAACCACGGG CGGGCAGCCCTCAGCTCTTAGGTCAGGCGAAGAGCCAAGTCACGCCAGGGGTACGTATGGTACTACGAGGATCCTGAAGTACCAAGCACGTGTGTGGCGTTTTAGGACGAGCTTCCGGGACATGGTAGCTGACCAGAGGCACTGCCTGCCCGTCCTCAGACTGCTGGGCCTGAGAGCCTTCACCTCCGCCATGCAGTTCAACAATCACCGCATCCCCGTCCTGTTGGCCCGACCACCAACGCTAGCCTAG
- the LOC139757634 gene encoding uncharacterized protein: protein MVEHHVRGGGGGDGDVLTRLHHLRRTLQECHRRMERVDCHVQALNTHPGEVTFCALPGTSHHLGTTTSGHSHTQHGVYTFPEPYHRSEDDLERDKTRGEESQAADDDQKNEATRNVRLKDSMSEVKEAEEHLVQTEWTVVLGDLTGTFELAHDEADDELKNFTNGSVSEATSGAPKTRQRASLRSQKRMEIENYDPDLFNTVRPRDNCDVDHDGEAEPFLSSLHPDLLILDDPEANGIIPGASIMLREDVVHPRAGDDDEPARAAEKLDDHSCPSHCTEHPFDMDPTDDPGSPLDVTHSPRPPLDAAHSPGPPLDAAHSLGPPLDAAHSPGPPLDAAHSPGLPLGAAHSPGPPLDVTHSPGPPLDAAHSPGPPLDAAHSPGPPLDVTHSLDVVQKTLELLWDNFTSLQNAIGDSPGKFDHHSQETSNISSKMVKIIGCLSPGVKKGLSEDCKTVPDAGEAPPTDLPHQDPSSEGPREGEECTTQIISDNNSGKPESHSVAGAHPQHSNASQNRRLELKDSLTTVLVLFLVLLALLFLACCLLLVVPVVTVSVRTTGGPPVF from the coding sequence ATGGTGGAACACcacgtcagaggaggaggaggaggggacggggACGTGCTCACCCGGCTACACCACCTGCGGCGCACCCTGCAGGAGTGCCATCGGCGGATGGAGCGCGTTGACTGCCACGTCCAGGCCCTCAACACTCACCCGGGGGAGGTCACCTTCTGTGCACTGCCAGGGACATCACACCACCTCGGCACTACCACGTCTGGGCACAGCCACACGCAACATGGGGTATACACGTTTCCTGAGCCCTACCATAGGTCAGAGGATGACCTAGAACGGGACAAAACCAGAGGGGAAGAAAGTCAAGCTGCCGATGACGACCAGAAGAATGAAGCGACGAGGAATGTGAGGCTGAAGGACTCGATGTCCGAGGTGAAAGAAGCAGAGGAACATCTGGTTCAGACGGAGTGGACGGTGGTACTCGGGGACTTGACGGGGACCTTTGAACTCGCTCACGACGAGGCGGACGACGAATTGAAAAACTTCACCAACGGTAGTGTGTCAGAGGCCACGAGCGGAGCGCCCAAGACCAGACAACGGGCGAGTTTAAGAAGTCAGAAGAGAATGGAAATAGAAAACTACGATCCAGACTTATTTAACACCGTTAGACCCAGAGACAACTGCGATGTGGACCATGACGGGGAGGCTGAGCCCTTCCTCAGCTCCCTTCATCCAGACCTGCTGATCCTGGATGATCCTGAGGCAAATGGAATCATTCCAGGAGCATCCATAATGCTGAGGGAGGACGTGGTTCACCCGCGcgctggagatgatgatgaacccGCAAGAGCTGCAGAGAAACTTGACGACCACAGTTGTCCCAGCCACTGTACTGAGCATCCATTCGACATGGACCCCACGGACGATCCAGGGTCACCACTGGACGTGACCCACAGCCCCAGGCCGCCTCTGGACGCAGCCCACAGCCCCGGGCCGCCTCTGGACGCAGCCCACAGCCTCGGGCCGCCTCTGGACGCAGCCCACAGCCCCGGGCCGCCTCTTGACGCAGCCCACAGCCCCGGGCTTCCTCTTGGGGCAGCCCACAGCCCCGGGCCGCCTCTGGACGTGACCCACAGCCCCGGGCCGCCTCTGGACGCAGCCCACAGCCCCGGGCCGCCTCTGGACGCAGCCCACAGCCCCGGGCCGCCTCTGGACGTGACCCACAGTCTGGACGTCGTGCAGAAGACGCTGGAACTCCTGTGGGACAATTTTACCTCCCTGCAGAACGCCATCGGTGATTCCCCTGGGAAATTTGATCATCATAGTCAGGAAACGTCTAATATATCCTCGAAAATGGTGAAAATAATTGGCTGTCTGAGTCCTGGGGTGAAGAAAGGTTTAAGTGAAGATTGCAAGACTGTACCTGACGCAGGAGAAGCTCCTCCTACAGATCTCCCTCACCAAGACCCCAGCAGTGAAGGACCGAGGGAAGGTGAGGAATGTACGACACAAATCATTAGTGACAATAACTCAGGCAAACCAGAGTCACACAGTGTTGCAGGAGCGCATCCGCAGCACTCGAATGCATCTCAGAACAGAAGACTAGAGCTAAAAGACTCCCTGACCACCGTGCTTGTGTTGTTCCTTGTGTTGCTGGCTCTGTTGTTCCTGGCCTGCTGTCTCCTGCTGGTCGTGCCTGTTGTCACCGTCTCCGTCAGGACCACGGGCGGACCTCCTGTCTTCTAG